A region of Planctomycetaceae bacterium DNA encodes the following proteins:
- a CDS encoding DNA topoisomerase VI subunit B, producing MAAKKTAKSAKKLPAGKKLPKGKSAQGELFAPAAPAAATAATQHVPHVPDSPAATPDVDATKRAVEEALLAEPGAPPKKRTYATAESMAKAQREISVSEFFAKNRHLLGFDNPRKALLTTVKEAVDNSLDACEEAGIMPVVRITIEQVSETHFRVIIQDNGPGIVKAQIPSIFGRLLYGSKFHRLQMSRGQQGIGISAAGMYGLLTTGKPVKITSRTGAKSGAHYYELQIDTRKNRPDIMREESVEWDAPHGTKVEIELEAKYLRGRQSVDDYLEQTAIANPHVTVIYKAPDGTVSEYKSSVAHLPAQPKSIRPHPHGIELGVLIKMAGDSKAATVQQFLTSEFSRVSPRVAQDILAKTGLSPRTRPNKLTGEDVKSIYQAIQATKIMAPATDCVVPIGEEALVAGLKQVVAAEFYSATSRSPAVYRGNPFIIEAALAFGKPEGANGGAARGQSVDEETGEVTEAKADEEEESQLARLLRFANRVPLLYQQSACAIYKAVAGLNWRSYGLQQSRGALPTGPLTVVLHMASVWVPFTSESKEAIALYPEILKEIRLALQDCGRKLGMHIRRNVRLRQELKKRGYIEKYIPAIGEALRDILELKDPQVTKVCDNLRDVLERSRKM from the coding sequence ATGGCCGCAAAGAAGACTGCAAAATCTGCGAAGAAACTTCCTGCGGGCAAGAAGCTGCCCAAGGGCAAATCAGCTCAAGGCGAGTTGTTCGCTCCGGCAGCGCCGGCGGCGGCTACCGCTGCTACGCAACATGTTCCGCACGTGCCGGATTCGCCGGCGGCCACGCCCGATGTCGACGCGACGAAACGGGCGGTCGAGGAGGCGCTGCTGGCCGAGCCCGGAGCGCCGCCGAAGAAACGCACGTACGCCACGGCCGAGAGCATGGCCAAGGCGCAGCGCGAGATCTCCGTCAGCGAGTTCTTCGCCAAGAACCGCCACCTGCTGGGCTTCGACAACCCGCGCAAGGCCCTGCTGACGACGGTCAAGGAAGCCGTCGACAATTCCCTCGACGCCTGCGAAGAAGCGGGCATCATGCCGGTCGTCCGCATCACCATCGAGCAGGTCAGCGAGACGCACTTCCGCGTGATCATCCAGGACAACGGCCCGGGCATCGTCAAGGCCCAGATCCCCAGCATCTTCGGCCGCCTGCTCTACGGCAGCAAGTTCCACCGCCTGCAGATGAGCCGCGGCCAGCAGGGCATCGGCATTTCGGCCGCCGGCATGTACGGGCTACTCACCACGGGCAAGCCCGTCAAGATCACCAGCCGCACCGGCGCCAAGAGCGGCGCGCACTACTACGAGCTGCAGATCGACACGCGCAAGAACCGCCCCGACATCATGCGCGAGGAGAGCGTCGAGTGGGACGCCCCGCACGGCACCAAAGTCGAGATCGAGCTCGAGGCCAAGTACCTCCGCGGCCGCCAGAGCGTGGACGACTACCTCGAACAGACCGCCATCGCCAACCCGCACGTGACGGTGATCTACAAGGCCCCCGACGGCACGGTGAGCGAGTACAAGTCGTCGGTGGCCCATCTGCCCGCCCAGCCCAAGAGCATCCGCCCGCATCCGCATGGGATCGAGCTGGGCGTGCTGATCAAGATGGCCGGCGACAGCAAGGCCGCCACCGTGCAGCAGTTCCTCACCAGCGAGTTCTCGCGCGTCTCGCCGCGCGTGGCGCAGGATATTCTGGCCAAGACCGGCCTGAGCCCGCGCACGCGGCCCAACAAGCTCACCGGCGAAGACGTCAAGAGCATCTACCAGGCGATCCAGGCCACCAAGATCATGGCCCCGGCGACCGACTGCGTCGTGCCCATCGGCGAAGAGGCGCTGGTGGCGGGGCTCAAGCAGGTGGTCGCGGCTGAGTTCTACTCGGCCACCTCTCGCAGCCCGGCGGTGTACCGCGGAAACCCGTTCATCATTGAGGCAGCCCTGGCGTTTGGCAAACCCGAAGGCGCCAACGGCGGCGCCGCCCGCGGCCAAAGCGTCGACGAAGAGACCGGCGAGGTGACCGAAGCCAAGGCCGATGAGGAAGAAGAGTCGCAGCTTGCCCGTCTGCTGCGCTTCGCCAACCGTGTGCCGCTGCTGTATCAGCAGTCGGCCTGCGCGATCTACAAAGCCGTCGCGGGACTGAACTGGCGCTCGTACGGTCTGCAGCAGTCGCGCGGCGCCCTGCCGACGGGCCCGCTGACGGTCGTGCTGCACATGGCCTCGGTGTGGGTGCCCTTCACCAGCGAGAGCAAGGAAGCCATCGCCCTGTATCCGGAGATCCTCAAGGAGATCCGCCTGGCGTTGCAAGACTGCGGCCGCAAGCTCGGCATGCACATCCGCAGGAACGTGCGCCTGCGTCAGGAGCTCAAGAAGCGGGGGTACATCGAGAAGTACATCCCCGCCATCGGCGAGGCGCTTCGCGACATCCTGGAGCTTAAGGACCCGCAGGTAACAAAAGTCTGCGACAACCTCCGCGACGTGCTGGAGCGCAGCCGCAAGATGTAG
- a CDS encoding SPFH domain-containing protein: MELLMLAAGLVAQEEGSPRSLILMIILGIVALVLFMTLVQRYKRCPANRILVIYGKTGSGAAKCVHGGAAMVWPLIQAYEYLDLEPFVVPIDLSNALSRENIRVTVPTTVTAAISNEPGIMQNAAVRLLGLTRTQIQDQAQDIILGQMRAVLATMRIEDINRDRQAFLAAVNDSVSGELEKIGLALINVNIRDIDDESGYIVALGRRAAAEAINQANIDVAEQEKTGQTGVAERNRDQRVAVAAATAEAQIGEATAERNRRQKTAALEAEAVNAETAAEAQKAAYRATQSVAEQEARNKSETASRQADGAIRVAEQIAQKQAEEAKALREQARLNAEVIVPINIQREKVVIAADARRQEAIRIAEGEAEATIKRMTAEGQGVQAVLNAKAEGYKRLVEACASAQQAAGLLLIEKMQEIAAIQAQAIKDLPIEKIVVWDGGGNGNGGGIEGLGRRLMGVLPPIHELAKLAGLELPEYLGKASGEPKADAPAPAVVPAIVEKPAPPRA, from the coding sequence ATGGAACTATTGATGCTTGCGGCGGGCCTGGTGGCCCAAGAGGAAGGGTCTCCGCGCAGCTTGATCCTGATGATCATCCTTGGGATTGTTGCGCTTGTGCTGTTCATGACGCTGGTTCAGCGGTACAAGCGCTGCCCGGCCAACCGGATCCTGGTGATCTACGGCAAGACCGGCAGCGGGGCTGCCAAGTGCGTCCACGGCGGGGCGGCGATGGTCTGGCCGCTGATCCAGGCGTACGAGTACCTCGACCTCGAGCCCTTCGTCGTGCCCATCGACCTGAGCAACGCCCTCTCGCGCGAGAACATCCGCGTCACCGTCCCCACCACCGTCACCGCCGCTATCAGCAACGAGCCGGGCATCATGCAGAACGCCGCCGTGCGACTGCTGGGCCTGACCCGCACGCAGATCCAGGACCAGGCGCAGGACATCATCCTCGGCCAGATGCGCGCGGTGCTGGCGACCATGCGCATCGAAGACATCAACCGCGACCGCCAGGCATTCCTGGCGGCCGTCAACGACTCCGTCAGCGGCGAGCTCGAAAAGATCGGCCTGGCGCTGATCAACGTCAACATCCGCGACATCGACGACGAGTCGGGATACATCGTGGCCCTGGGCCGCCGCGCCGCCGCCGAAGCCATCAACCAGGCCAACATCGACGTGGCCGAGCAGGAAAAGACCGGACAGACCGGCGTGGCCGAACGCAACCGCGACCAGCGCGTCGCTGTGGCGGCCGCCACCGCCGAGGCCCAGATCGGCGAGGCCACCGCCGAACGCAACCGCCGCCAGAAGACCGCGGCGCTGGAGGCCGAAGCGGTCAACGCCGAAACGGCCGCCGAGGCTCAAAAAGCCGCCTATCGCGCCACGCAATCCGTTGCCGAGCAGGAAGCCCGCAACAAATCCGAAACCGCCTCGCGGCAGGCAGACGGCGCCATCCGCGTGGCCGAGCAGATCGCCCAGAAGCAGGCCGAAGAGGCCAAGGCCCTGCGCGAGCAGGCCCGCCTCAACGCCGAAGTAATCGTGCCCATCAACATCCAGCGCGAGAAAGTCGTTATCGCCGCCGACGCGCGAAGGCAGGAAGCCATCCGCATCGCCGAAGGCGAGGCCGAGGCCACCATCAAACGCATGACCGCCGAAGGCCAGGGCGTCCAGGCCGTCCTCAACGCCAAGGCCGAGGGCTACAAGCGCCTGGTCGAGGCCTGCGCCAGCGCCCAGCAGGCGGCGGGGTTGCTGCTGATCGAAAAGATGCAGGAGATCGCCGCGATCCAGGCCCAGGCCATCAAGGACCTGCCCATCGAAAAGATCGTCGTCTGGGACGGCGGCGGCAACGGCAACGGCGGCGGGATCGAAGGCCTCGGCCGACGGCTCATGGGCGTCTTGCCTCCGATCCACGAGCTGGCCAAACTCGCCGGACTGGAACTGCCCGAGTACCTGGGCAAGGCCTCCGGCGAACCAAAGGCGGACGCCCCCGCCCCGGCGGTGGTACCCGCGATTGTCGAAAAGCCCGCGCCGCCGAGGGCATAA